The Armatimonadota bacterium genome includes a window with the following:
- the egtD gene encoding L-histidine N(alpha)-methyltransferase yields the protein MAKPDRIRLLTAPHTDTTQALLGVVMAGLQAPQKHLPCRLLYDRRGSELFEQICRLDSYYLTRCEQAIFDASAAQIVQVADMPRDVVEFGCGSARKTRALLEAAGGRRRPMRFTAIDISRDFLIGSAQALLDEFPLMQITCIAAEYNAALTMLPAASGPRLFLFLGSNIGNFDDPDAVAFLTSVRAVMAPTDHLLTGVDLVKDPALLHAAYNDPEGVTAAFNLNILSHLNQAFNANFAPEQFLHEAVWAAEPGRIEISLRSRCDQEVWIGAAGAHVRFASGERLYTESSNKYDGARFAAISRSAGLKPVNQWLDDRGWFAEFLSRPA from the coding sequence ATGGCAAAACCGGATCGGATCCGCCTCCTGACGGCGCCGCACACCGATACGACGCAGGCACTGCTGGGCGTGGTGATGGCTGGTCTCCAGGCGCCGCAGAAGCACCTGCCATGCCGGCTGCTCTACGATCGGCGCGGTTCGGAGCTGTTCGAGCAAATCTGCCGCCTGGACTCCTACTACCTGACGCGCTGCGAACAGGCAATCTTTGACGCTTCTGCGGCACAGATTGTACAGGTGGCCGACATGCCGCGCGATGTCGTGGAGTTCGGCTGCGGCTCCGCCCGCAAAACGCGTGCTCTGCTGGAGGCGGCCGGCGGCCGGCGCAGACCCATGCGGTTCACGGCGATCGACATCTCTCGCGACTTCCTGATCGGCAGCGCTCAGGCTCTGCTGGATGAGTTTCCGCTGATGCAAATCACATGCATCGCTGCGGAATACAACGCTGCGCTCACCATGCTGCCCGCTGCAAGTGGGCCAAGGCTGTTTCTCTTCCTCGGCAGCAATATCGGTAACTTTGATGACCCGGATGCCGTAGCGTTTCTCACGAGTGTACGCGCCGTGATGGCTCCCACCGATCACTTGCTTACTGGTGTCGACCTGGTAAAGGATCCGGCCCTGCTTCACGCCGCTTACAACGACCCGGAAGGCGTTACCGCCGCGTTCAATCTCAACATCCTCTCGCACCTGAACCAGGCGTTCAACGCCAACTTCGCACCGGAACAGTTTCTTCACGAGGCTGTATGGGCTGCCGAGCCGGGCCGGATCGAAATCTCGCTTCGGAGCCGGTGCGACCAGGAGGTCTGGATCGGCGCTGCGGGAGCACACGTTCGGTTTGCCTCGGGTGAGCGGCTGTATACCGAAAGCAGCAACAAATACGATGGAGCCCGATTCGCCGCTATCAGCCGGTCAGCCGGGCTGAAGCCGGTGAACCAGTGGCTTGATGATCGTGGTTGGTTCGCTGAGTTTCTATCCAGGCCCGCATGA
- a CDS encoding aldo/keto reductase, whose product MEQRALGTTGLTVTTLGLGCGGPSRLGLSGGAPEELAAGVIDLALQRGISFVDTAEAYGNEEVVGRALSGRRDRVVLCTKVTARSRDGRLSAAEFTRRAEACLQRLDTGCVDVLYLHGVSPEDYEFALGEILPAAERLREQGKVRHVGVTEAFGGDTEHAMLKRAAHEPRWEVLMVGYNFLNQGAARSVIAPAAARGAGIVIMFAVRRALRDNEALTAAVADLVSREPDGACAQCEAEEPLAAFLERNGIPSVPDAAYRFCLHTPGVHSVLSGTGDAEHLTANVASALAPPLPAAVTERLERQFAGVTHLSGG is encoded by the coding sequence ATGGAACAACGCGCGTTGGGCACAACGGGCTTGACGGTGACCACGCTCGGGCTGGGCTGCGGCGGCCCAAGTCGCCTCGGGCTTTCCGGCGGCGCGCCGGAGGAATTGGCTGCCGGCGTCATCGATCTGGCCCTCCAGCGCGGCATCAGTTTTGTCGATACGGCGGAGGCCTACGGCAATGAGGAGGTGGTGGGCCGCGCTCTCTCGGGCCGCCGGGACCGGGTTGTGTTGTGCACCAAGGTGACGGCTCGCAGCCGGGACGGGCGTCTTTCAGCAGCGGAGTTTACGCGCCGGGCTGAAGCTTGCCTGCAGCGGTTGGATACGGGCTGCGTGGATGTGCTGTATCTCCACGGTGTTTCACCCGAGGACTACGAATTTGCGCTGGGCGAGATCCTGCCGGCAGCAGAAAGGCTGCGCGAGCAGGGAAAAGTAAGACACGTCGGCGTGACCGAAGCGTTTGGTGGAGATACCGAGCACGCCATGCTGAAGCGAGCCGCCCACGAACCACGATGGGAGGTGCTCATGGTTGGCTACAATTTCCTGAACCAGGGTGCGGCACGCAGCGTAATCGCGCCTGCCGCGGCACGAGGCGCCGGCATTGTGATCATGTTCGCCGTACGCCGAGCGCTGCGCGACAACGAAGCCCTCACGGCCGCAGTGGCAGACCTGGTTTCGCGCGAACCGGACGGCGCTTGTGCGCAGTGTGAAGCCGAAGAGCCGTTGGCAGCCTTTCTTGAGCGAAACGGCATCCCCAGCGTTCCGGATGCTGCCTACCGCTTTTGCCTTCACACTCCGGGTGTGCACAGCGTGCTGAGTGGGACGGGTGACGCGGAACACCTCACCGCAAACGTCGCCTCTGCGCTGGCGCCACCCCTGCCGGCCGCCGTCACCGAACGGTTGGAGCGGCAATTCGCCGGCGTCACCCACCTATCCGGCGGCTAA
- a CDS encoding NUDIX hydrolase, with protein MSYERVRSRDTMYRGIILSLDRVTVQLEDGREAIREIVRHDGAVCIVPVLDDASIVFVRQFRLAAAGELLEIPAGKLEAGEDPAEAAARELSEETGYRAGKIRKLGSYFLAPGYSTELMHTYLATSLTPGETQPDEDEHVSVEIVPAERITEMIAEGAIRDAKTLAALMLARIAGVQQAAPKDGGS; from the coding sequence ATGAGTTACGAGCGCGTGCGCAGTCGCGACACGATGTACCGCGGCATTATCCTGTCGCTGGATCGTGTCACCGTGCAGCTGGAGGACGGGCGCGAGGCGATCCGCGAAATCGTACGGCATGACGGCGCCGTTTGCATTGTCCCGGTTCTGGATGACGCCAGCATCGTCTTCGTGCGGCAGTTCCGCCTGGCCGCGGCGGGCGAACTGCTGGAGATTCCCGCCGGCAAGCTTGAGGCGGGTGAAGATCCGGCCGAGGCAGCTGCTCGCGAGCTATCTGAGGAGACCGGATATCGGGCGGGAAAGATTCGCAAACTTGGCAGCTACTTCCTGGCGCCGGGATACTCCACCGAGCTGATGCACACCTACCTCGCCACCAGTCTAACTCCGGGCGAAACGCAGCCCGATGAAGACGAACACGTCTCCGTAGAGATCGTGCCGGCTGAGCGCATTACCGAGATGATCGCTGAAGGCGCTATCCGCGACGCGAAGACCCTTGCGGCGCTGATGCTGGCGCGCATTGCCGGAGTGCAGCAGGCTGCGCCTAAAGACGGCGGCAGCTGA
- a CDS encoding ATP-binding cassette domain-containing protein has product MIRFEGVSRKFGAVRALDQVSLEVQTGRTTALIGPSGCGKSTLLKLVLRLLAPTEGRILLDGKPIEATPAADLRRRIGYVTQDGGLFPHLTARRNVTLMAHHLQMDAESAALRVSELCRLTRFPESALDRYPLEISGGQRQRVALMRALMLKPELLLLDEPLAALDPMVRAGLQTDLKAIFGELATVVFVTHDMAEAAYLGDEIVLLRDGRLVMNGSLEDLCLRPADGFVTEFLAAQRGFQMPMEASR; this is encoded by the coding sequence ATGATTCGATTTGAGGGTGTAAGCCGGAAGTTTGGTGCAGTACGCGCGCTGGACCAGGTAAGCCTGGAGGTACAGACGGGCCGTACCACGGCGCTCATCGGGCCGAGCGGATGCGGAAAATCAACACTGCTCAAGCTGGTGCTGCGGCTCCTGGCGCCAACGGAGGGTCGCATTCTGCTGGACGGAAAGCCGATTGAAGCGACGCCGGCGGCGGACCTGCGCCGCCGCATTGGGTATGTGACGCAGGATGGTGGCCTGTTTCCACATCTTACCGCGCGGCGAAATGTGACGTTGATGGCCCACCATCTGCAAATGGACGCCGAGAGCGCTGCTCTGCGTGTATCCGAGTTGTGCCGGCTGACGCGCTTTCCCGAAAGTGCGCTCGACCGATATCCCCTTGAGATATCGGGCGGGCAGCGTCAGCGCGTCGCGCTCATGCGCGCTCTGATGCTCAAGCCCGAGCTGCTTCTGTTGGACGAGCCGCTGGCTGCGCTTGACCCAATGGTACGTGCCGGGCTCCAGACCGATCTCAAGGCGATCTTCGGCGAATTGGCGACCGTGGTGTTCGTAACGCATGATATGGCCGAGGCGGCGTACCTTGGCGACGAGATTGTGCTGCTTCGAGATGGCCGCCTGGTGATGAACGGCTCGCTGGAAGACCTGTGTCTTCGGCCCGCCGACGGCTTCGTCACTGAGTTTCTTGCGGCCCAACGCGGATTCCAGATGCCGATGGAGGCGTCCCGATGA
- a CDS encoding alpha/beta fold hydrolase, translated as MADRFRRLCSALTVGIAAASVGACHARNPTSAGAYAPPAPDLAPAPTVRTVRFHTADGWTIVGDEYDARKPTGEAVLLHERDGSAADWKPLCLLLQKQHIVCIAIDQRGNGRSTSGPGPSGLNAPWDTSGDVTAVLNKTAPGTRVALVGASYGANNALLYAAAHPGAAGAVVLFSPGADYRGLNALAAAPRCTAPVLIFHSSSDPIAGSGPAQIIAKLGGEHTLKLFAGTRHGTALLGADVDAITAAFLTHMLAHGGMRP; from the coding sequence ATGGCTGACAGATTCCGTCGACTCTGTAGCGCTTTGACCGTTGGTATCGCCGCGGCCTCCGTCGGCGCATGCCACGCCCGCAATCCCACGAGCGCAGGTGCGTACGCGCCGCCGGCGCCGGATCTGGCGCCTGCCCCGACCGTGCGTACCGTGAGGTTCCATACCGCCGATGGCTGGACCATTGTCGGCGACGAGTACGATGCGCGCAAGCCGACCGGTGAAGCGGTGCTGCTGCACGAGCGCGATGGATCCGCGGCCGACTGGAAACCTTTGTGCCTGCTGCTCCAGAAGCAACATATAGTATGTATTGCTATTGATCAACGCGGTAACGGTCGGTCCACCAGCGGTCCCGGACCCAGTGGCCTGAATGCACCATGGGATACCAGCGGCGACGTGACCGCGGTTCTGAATAAAACGGCTCCCGGTACGCGCGTTGCACTGGTTGGCGCATCCTACGGAGCCAATAATGCTCTGCTGTACGCGGCCGCCCATCCCGGTGCGGCCGGCGCCGTCGTGCTGTTTTCGCCCGGAGCGGACTATCGCGGCCTCAACGCGCTGGCTGCCGCGCCACGCTGCACCGCTCCGGTACTCATTTTCCACTCGAGCAGCGACCCCATCGCAGGGAGTGGGCCGGCGCAGATAATCGCGAAGCTTGGTGGCGAACACACGCTCAAGCTGTTTGCCGGCACAAGGCATGGTACGGCGCTTCTTGGCGCCGATGTGGATGCCATCACTGCCGCATTTCTCACGCACATGCTCGCGCACGGTGGCATGCGGCCCTGA
- the murA gene encoding UDP-N-acetylglucosamine 1-carboxyvinyltransferase, with protein MDKIIIRGGRPLTGTIDVGGSKNDSVPIMAAALLVPGVTVLQNVPRITDVYTFLEILGKLGAMWRFRDDGALEIDATNLNTYVAPHELVRRMRASFCLLGVLLARFRQANVAMPGGCDIGARPVNYHVKGLEQLGCNLQLEHGIYVGEVERFVGATIHLDGPSAGATQHLMIAAATALGVTVLENCAAEPEIVNLAAFLNACGAQIEGAGTPVIRIHGVDELKPCTFAILPDRLQACTYMLAAAITDGDVTIRNANLDHCRPVIAKLKECGIEVRPSPHGIRVRRSGVRILPTDITTMPHPGFPTDMQQPFCAMLAMADGVSLITETVYDGRFRYTTELERMGADIRVQGRTAKITGVPRLTGAPVTCTDLRAGAALVVAALAAEGETEVSGLEHLDRGYEDFSLKLMGLGAEIHRATGTSDPGDLRLCSA; from the coding sequence TTGGACAAGATCATCATACGCGGGGGACGGCCGCTGACGGGCACGATTGATGTTGGCGGCAGCAAGAACGATTCCGTACCGATCATGGCCGCGGCACTCCTGGTGCCCGGCGTCACAGTGCTTCAGAACGTACCGCGCATCACCGACGTCTACACCTTCCTTGAGATTCTTGGCAAGCTGGGGGCAATGTGGAGATTTCGCGACGATGGCGCTCTGGAGATCGACGCCACCAACCTGAACACCTACGTGGCGCCGCACGAGCTGGTTCGCCGGATGCGCGCATCGTTCTGCCTGCTTGGTGTGTTACTCGCACGGTTCCGGCAGGCCAATGTGGCGATGCCCGGTGGCTGTGATATCGGAGCGCGGCCCGTTAACTACCACGTCAAGGGCCTGGAACAGTTGGGCTGCAATCTGCAGCTGGAGCATGGCATCTACGTTGGCGAGGTAGAGCGGTTCGTTGGCGCTACCATCCATCTGGATGGTCCCAGCGCGGGAGCAACCCAGCACCTGATGATCGCGGCCGCCACGGCTCTCGGTGTAACGGTGCTTGAGAACTGCGCCGCCGAGCCTGAAATCGTAAATCTGGCCGCGTTCCTTAACGCGTGCGGCGCCCAAATTGAGGGTGCAGGCACGCCCGTGATCCGAATTCACGGAGTTGATGAACTCAAGCCTTGTACTTTTGCCATTCTACCGGACCGACTTCAGGCGTGCACGTACATGCTGGCTGCCGCCATCACCGATGGCGACGTGACCATTCGCAATGCCAATCTGGATCACTGCCGACCCGTGATCGCCAAGCTGAAAGAGTGCGGTATCGAAGTGCGGCCGTCCCCGCACGGTATACGGGTCCGGCGCAGTGGCGTGCGGATTCTGCCCACCGACATCACCACGATGCCGCACCCCGGCTTTCCAACCGATATGCAGCAGCCGTTCTGTGCCATGCTGGCGATGGCGGATGGCGTATCGCTGATCACCGAAACCGTCTACGACGGCCGTTTCCGGTACACCACCGAGCTGGAGCGCATGGGCGCCGACATTCGCGTACAGGGCCGAACGGCCAAGATAACCGGCGTTCCGAGGCTTACCGGCGCGCCTGTAACCTGCACCGACCTGCGAGCGGGCGCCGCGCTTGTGGTAGCCGCGCTGGCCGCAGAAGGTGAAACGGAGGTTTCGGGCCTGGAACACCTGGACCGTGGGTACGAGGACTTTTCTCTGAAGCTGATGGGGTTGGGAGCGGAGATTCACCGCGCCACCGGCACATCGGATCCCGGCGATCTACGGCTTTGTTCGGCCTGA
- a CDS encoding ABC transporter permease subunit, whose protein sequence is MMRLALRVGVVFALATLTVVGNAQSVIVGSKRFTESYVLGDIAQMQLRRAGIAAQHKQGMGGTIILWRALTSNAISLYPEYTGTISEEILKHPSAMTDDALRAALKPMGIGMTPGLGFNDTYALVMLASRARALGISRISDLRNHPNLVCAPTPEFLGRKDGWKPMCARYGLHMTNVRGVDHALGYEALKKGEIDLKDAYSTDAQIADDHLTVLTDDLNFFPGYRAVYLYRLSLPQTAVSALDRLSGTIDDAKMQQLNALAEHQKDYRAAARAYFGESPHAGGGRLRLARDIVGYTLVHLKLTGLSLLLAVVVGIPLGIVAATPGARASVILGAVGTIQTIPSLALLALLVAVPMLGISARTAIVALFLYSLLPIVQNTATGLRDIPAPTRESAEALGLPSTARLRSIYLPMASRSILAGIRTSAVINVGTATLAALIGAGGLGEPIISGLNLNDTGLILEGAIPAAVLALLLQWGFELLDRVVIPRGLRLQNVKD, encoded by the coding sequence ATGATGCGACTTGCCTTACGGGTCGGCGTCGTATTCGCACTTGCCACCCTTACCGTCGTTGGCAACGCGCAGAGCGTCATCGTCGGCTCGAAGCGGTTTACCGAAAGTTACGTTCTGGGCGATATCGCGCAGATGCAGCTGCGGCGCGCTGGGATAGCCGCCCAACACAAGCAGGGCATGGGCGGGACCATCATACTCTGGCGCGCCCTTACCAGCAACGCCATTTCGCTCTACCCGGAGTACACGGGCACCATCAGCGAAGAGATTCTGAAGCACCCGTCGGCAATGACCGACGATGCGCTTCGAGCCGCGCTGAAGCCGATGGGAATCGGCATGACGCCGGGATTGGGCTTCAACGACACGTACGCCCTGGTTATGCTGGCCAGCCGTGCGCGCGCGCTGGGCATCAGCCGCATCAGCGACCTCCGGAACCATCCGAACCTCGTTTGTGCACCAACTCCGGAGTTCCTGGGCCGCAAGGATGGATGGAAGCCGATGTGTGCGCGATACGGTCTGCACATGACCAATGTGCGCGGCGTTGACCACGCCCTTGGCTACGAAGCGCTCAAGAAGGGCGAAATCGACCTCAAGGATGCCTACTCCACCGACGCCCAGATTGCAGACGATCACCTGACGGTACTCACCGACGATCTCAACTTCTTCCCGGGATACCGCGCCGTATACCTCTACCGCCTGTCGCTTCCCCAGACTGCGGTGTCGGCGCTGGATCGCCTCTCCGGTACGATTGACGACGCCAAAATGCAGCAGCTGAATGCGCTGGCGGAGCACCAGAAAGACTATCGGGCTGCCGCCCGAGCGTACTTTGGTGAAAGCCCTCACGCCGGCGGCGGCCGACTGCGCCTTGCTCGTGACATTGTCGGCTACACACTGGTGCACCTCAAGCTTACGGGCCTCTCGCTGCTGCTGGCCGTGGTGGTCGGCATTCCGCTCGGCATCGTCGCCGCGACTCCCGGCGCGCGGGCTTCGGTGATCCTCGGCGCCGTCGGCACCATTCAGACGATCCCGTCGCTGGCGCTGCTTGCACTGCTGGTTGCCGTGCCGATGCTTGGCATCAGCGCCCGGACAGCCATCGTGGCGCTTTTTCTCTACAGCCTGCTGCCAATTGTGCAGAACACGGCGACCGGCCTGCGCGATATACCCGCGCCGACTCGCGAGTCGGCGGAAGCGCTTGGCCTTCCATCCACAGCGCGCCTGCGAAGCATCTATCTGCCGATGGCGTCGAGATCGATTCTGGCGGGCATCCGCACCAGCGCGGTCATCAATGTTGGCACGGCAACGTTGGCGGCCCTCATCGGCGCCGGTGGACTGGGTGAGCCCATTATCAGCGGACTGAACCTGAACGACACCGGCCTGATTCTGGAGGGAGCGATCCCGGCAGCAGTACTGGCGCTGCTGCTCCAGTGGGGCTTCGAACTGCTGGATCGCGTGGTGATCCCGCGTGGACTGCGGCTACAGAACGTAAAGGATTGA
- a CDS encoding rod shape-determining protein: MFGLTPDLGVDLGTANILVYLRGKGIVLREPSVVAIAAHSRRVLAVGEEARLMLGRTPGDIVAIRPMSDGVIADYTTTQKMLEYLFRKVVGHKRIFKPRVLICVPSQVTSVEKRAVIQAAREAGASEAFTIEEPMAAAIGAGLPISSPGGNMVVDIGGGTTDIAVISLDGIVTSESLRVAGNRMDEVIIRHVKAAYSLMIGERTAEEIKTRIGSAYPLEDELTMQVRGRDMVAGLPKTVEVTSLEVRTALSEPVMAIVEKVKRVLEKTPPELAADIIERGVVLTGGGALLRGLDNLLSAATGIPVVVAEDPLSCVAIGTGRALDEMPAIRESAYMAGAYR, translated from the coding sequence TTGTTCGGCCTGACCCCGGACCTTGGCGTTGACCTCGGCACTGCCAACATTCTGGTCTATTTGCGCGGCAAGGGCATTGTGCTGCGGGAGCCTTCGGTTGTAGCGATTGCGGCGCACAGCCGGCGCGTACTTGCGGTAGGCGAAGAAGCGCGCCTGATGCTTGGCCGAACTCCGGGCGATATTGTAGCGATACGGCCGATGAGCGATGGGGTCATCGCCGACTACACCACGACGCAGAAGATGCTGGAGTATCTCTTTCGCAAAGTGGTTGGCCATAAGCGCATCTTCAAGCCACGCGTATTGATTTGCGTGCCCTCGCAGGTTACCAGCGTTGAGAAGCGTGCCGTTATTCAGGCGGCGCGTGAAGCCGGCGCCAGCGAGGCCTTTACCATTGAAGAGCCGATGGCCGCCGCGATTGGGGCGGGTCTGCCGATCTCCTCACCGGGCGGCAACATGGTGGTTGACATCGGCGGCGGCACGACCGATATTGCAGTCATTTCGTTAGATGGTATTGTAACCAGTGAAAGTCTGCGCGTAGCCGGCAACCGAATGGATGAGGTTATCATCCGTCACGTCAAAGCGGCCTACAGCCTTATGATCGGCGAGCGGACCGCCGAAGAGATCAAGACGCGCATCGGTTCGGCTTATCCATTGGAGGATGAGTTGACGATGCAGGTGCGTGGTCGCGACATGGTAGCCGGCCTACCGAAGACGGTGGAAGTAACTTCCTTAGAGGTACGGACTGCCTTGTCGGAGCCGGTAATGGCCATTGTGGAGAAGGTGAAGCGCGTGCTGGAGAAGACGCCTCCGGAACTTGCCGCCGACATCATTGAGCGCGGAGTCGTATTGACCGGTGGTGGCGCTCTGCTGAGAGGTCTCGACAATCTGCTTTCGGCCGCCACCGGTATTCCGGTTGTGGTGGCGGAGGATCCGCTATCGTGCGTTGCCATCGGCACCGGCCGCGCGCTGGACGAAATGCCCGCCATCCGCGAGAGCGCCTACATGGCAGGCGCATACCGGTAG
- a CDS encoding dipeptidase → MNGEHMWDYSPTEPVSRVRSVPIVECGEPLTDYITGCPRLLVRVGRYRYRRETLLRTTPAQMLCEASRLLPPGYRLAVVEGWRPPHIQRRMYLAAWRMFRDRHPDWSEVTLKRVVNRFTAPVNSRVPPPHSTGGAVDLMLTDESGTVLDHRTPYKMDDPRAFSMDAPGLSGTAMEVRAILTAAMLSAGFTNYPSEFWHWSYGDQGWAYRGGHPNAIYGPITPEGYLPAPEDDVEAPLELLEQPI, encoded by the coding sequence TTGAACGGAGAGCATATGTGGGACTATTCGCCGACTGAGCCGGTGAGCCGGGTTCGCAGCGTGCCGATTGTGGAGTGTGGCGAGCCACTGACCGATTACATCACCGGCTGTCCGCGCCTGCTGGTCCGGGTGGGCCGGTACCGCTATCGGCGCGAGACGCTCTTGCGTACTACACCGGCGCAGATGCTGTGTGAGGCAAGCCGCCTGCTGCCGCCGGGTTACCGCCTGGCAGTGGTTGAGGGATGGAGGCCGCCGCACATTCAGCGCCGGATGTATCTCGCGGCCTGGCGGATGTTTCGAGATCGGCATCCCGACTGGAGCGAAGTGACGCTCAAGCGCGTGGTAAACCGCTTTACAGCTCCCGTGAATTCGCGGGTGCCACCACCCCACTCGACCGGCGGCGCGGTTGACCTGATGCTGACGGATGAGTCAGGGACGGTGCTGGACCATCGCACGCCTTACAAGATGGATGACCCGCGGGCGTTCTCGATGGATGCGCCCGGACTCTCCGGCACGGCGATGGAGGTTCGGGCGATACTGACGGCGGCGATGCTCTCTGCCGGCTTTACCAACTATCCCAGCGAGTTCTGGCACTGGAGTTACGGGGATCAGGGCTGGGCCTACCGCGGCGGCCACCCGAACGCCATCTACGGGCCAATCACTCCGGAAGGCTACCTGCCGGCGCCGGAAGATGACGTTGAGGCGCCGCTCGAGCTTCTGGAGCAGCCAATATGA
- a CDS encoding SUMF1/EgtB/PvdO family nonheme iron enzyme: MMTTTARKAALAAEMAATRLRTIQLMSFAPTAWWNLRVHDFYSPIGWHFGHIGMTEELWTVCRTGAQSPLDDGLAFLFANVPENPKEDRVRVPDPETTSRYLSATRDRSLEAMASAGFENNDRLLQNGYAWEFALRHEQQHQETIAELLHILTLHAGSPSESLRSLADPVSSRTGYVQHPAITFEMGSCNPLHYDNEGRRHAVRTDGFELAALAVTCGEWLAFMADGGYRRRELWGEAGRAWLESFGLAHPAYWREAPDGGWVSAGLQGYRELAADEPVFGICALEAEAYVRWAGARLPTEVEWEAAASGGCKTYPWGDEEPDGERADFALNGHSPSAVGAHPAGATAAGIQDLAGGVWEHTATIFAPYPGFEPYPYDGYSLEHFNGEHRVCRGGSFATAGPLLRCTFRNWYIPTYRQGFLGVRLAR, encoded by the coding sequence ATGATGACCACCACGGCCCGCAAAGCAGCGCTCGCTGCCGAAATGGCTGCCACGCGCTTGCGGACCATACAGTTGATGAGCTTCGCACCGACCGCCTGGTGGAACCTCAGGGTGCATGATTTCTACAGTCCGATAGGCTGGCACTTCGGCCACATCGGCATGACCGAGGAGCTTTGGACGGTTTGCCGTACCGGCGCGCAAAGCCCGCTGGACGACGGCCTCGCCTTCCTGTTTGCCAACGTCCCGGAGAACCCGAAGGAAGACCGCGTCCGGGTGCCGGATCCTGAAACAACATCACGCTACCTCAGCGCCACGCGGGATCGGTCGCTGGAGGCGATGGCGAGCGCCGGGTTCGAGAACAACGACCGGCTGCTTCAAAACGGTTATGCGTGGGAGTTTGCGCTGAGGCATGAGCAGCAGCACCAGGAAACGATCGCCGAACTGCTGCACATTCTGACCCTGCACGCCGGATCGCCATCAGAGAGTTTGCGGAGCCTTGCAGACCCGGTGTCGTCACGGACCGGTTATGTACAGCATCCCGCCATCACGTTCGAAATGGGTTCTTGCAACCCGTTGCACTACGACAACGAGGGCCGAAGGCACGCCGTACGGACCGATGGATTCGAACTTGCCGCACTTGCCGTTACATGCGGAGAGTGGCTGGCGTTTATGGCCGATGGCGGGTATCGACGGCGCGAATTGTGGGGTGAGGCCGGCCGCGCGTGGTTGGAGTCCTTTGGGCTTGCGCACCCGGCGTACTGGCGGGAAGCGCCAGATGGCGGATGGGTGTCGGCCGGTCTGCAAGGTTACCGCGAACTTGCGGCGGACGAGCCGGTTTTTGGCATCTGCGCCCTGGAGGCCGAGGCATACGTCCGATGGGCCGGAGCGCGCCTTCCTACCGAGGTGGAGTGGGAGGCCGCTGCCTCTGGCGGCTGTAAAACCTATCCATGGGGCGATGAGGAGCCGGATGGTGAGCGCGCAGACTTTGCTCTGAACGGTCACTCGCCGAGTGCCGTTGGCGCGCACCCGGCAGGCGCGACCGCAGCCGGGATTCAGGATCTGGCCGGCGGGGTGTGGGAGCACACGGCCACCATCTTTGCCCCATATCCCGGGTTTGAGCCATATCCGTACGACGGCTATTCGCTGGAGCATTTCAACGGCGAACACCGGGTATGCCGCGGCGGATCGTTCGCGACGGCCGGCCCGCTGCTGCGCTGCACGTTCCGCAATTGGTACATACCCACATATCGCCAGGGGTTCTTGGGCGTGAGGCTGGCAAGATGA
- a CDS encoding DinB family protein, which yields MAELGMPPIVTDYLLHGLDATPAVLASMLEPVAVADRRWNHRPDPERFTLREMVAHLADWEVIFRSRMVRILREDHPALEGIDEERLAIDNDYASCDPLAQLAVYVAERKASLTFLHGLSGDQWLRWGSRLPNVPRLSISDTAVLMLGHDGYHLQQCAEWLRASTER from the coding sequence GTGGCTGAATTGGGTATGCCGCCGATAGTAACGGACTATCTGCTTCACGGCCTCGACGCCACGCCGGCGGTGCTGGCCTCCATGCTCGAGCCGGTGGCTGTCGCCGATCGGCGCTGGAACCATCGGCCCGATCCGGAGCGGTTCACGCTCCGCGAAATGGTGGCTCACCTGGCCGACTGGGAGGTTATCTTCCGGTCTCGGATGGTGCGCATTCTGCGGGAAGATCATCCGGCGCTGGAAGGCATTGACGAAGAGCGGTTGGCCATCGATAACGACTATGCGTCGTGCGATCCACTAGCGCAACTTGCCGTCTATGTGGCGGAGCGCAAGGCTAGCCTCACGTTTTTGCACGGTCTCTCCGGGGATCAGTGGCTGCGATGGGGATCGCGACTGCCGAACGTGCCGCGGTTGAGCATCAGCGATACGGCCGTGCTCATGCTGGGCCACGATGGCTACCACCTGCAGCAATGCGCTGAGTGGCTGCGTGCTTCGACCGAGCGTTAA